From a single Sorghum bicolor cultivar BTx623 chromosome 5, Sorghum_bicolor_NCBIv3, whole genome shotgun sequence genomic region:
- the LOC110435726 gene encoding uncharacterized protein LOC110435726: MWLTSDDADTQWTRGVSVRTRPLVHASASRATPPPRGAAGSRARGGRRPARGLKAIKQPLDPVHTGVVHTNPITPKSHSHLDPPISSVCVDRSPVGNTGQISQLIKFDRRRPRADHSSPQYNAGGQGASIMPSLMSLTPWRRKKRAAGTTTTTPAVAVRTRRRGTSSLGALWRRLVRTLTCSRRPHY, encoded by the coding sequence ATGTGGTTGACCTCTGATGACGCGGATACCCAGTGGACGAGAGGGGTTAGCGTACGTACTCGGCCACTCGTCCACGCGTCGGCGAGCCGGGCCAccccgccgccgcgtggcgcGGCGGGATCACGAgcacgcggcggccggcggccggcgcgAGGTTTAAAAGCAATCAAGCAGCCTCTCGATCCAGTGCACACAGGAGTAGTACACACAAACCCAATTACTCCAAAGTCACACAGTCATCTCGATCCGCCGATCAGTTCTGTCTGTGTTGATCGATCACCCGTCGGGAACACCGGCCAGATCTCACAATTGATCAAGTTCGACCGCCGCCGGCCGCGCGCAGATCATAGTAGTCCACAGTATAACGCGGGAGGGCAGGGGGCCAGCATCATGCCGTCGCTGATGTCGCTGACGCcgtggaggaggaagaagagggcggcagggacgacgacgacgactccggcggtggcggtgcggacgcggcggcggggCACCTCGTCGCTGGGGGCGCTGTGGCGGCGCCTGGTGCGGACGCTCACCTGCTCGCGCCGCCCACACTACTGA